In one Denitratisoma sp. genomic region, the following are encoded:
- a CDS encoding TerC family protein, whose amino-acid sequence MFEAALTAGFWISVLQIIAIDILLGGDNAIVIALACRRLPEEQRKQGIFWGVVGAIGLRVILIFFALQLLAIPFLKIVGGALLLWIGIKLLQPEDDGEHGKIEGSTHLWGAIRTIIIADAVMSLDNVIAVAAAAKGDLSLVIFGILVSIPIVVWGSRFVLKLMDRLPVVITFGGALLGWIAGDMLLGDAAVKPYLEGQPGWLKYLASTAGALLVVAVGTWLAKRAERPKAVVEVASSGPGEERGDVR is encoded by the coding sequence ATGTTTGAAGCCGCACTGACCGCCGGGTTCTGGATATCCGTCCTGCAAATCATTGCCATCGACATCCTGCTCGGCGGGGATAATGCCATCGTGATTGCGCTGGCCTGCCGGCGCCTGCCCGAGGAGCAGCGGAAACAGGGCATCTTCTGGGGCGTGGTCGGGGCCATCGGCCTGCGCGTCATCCTGATCTTCTTTGCCTTGCAGCTGCTAGCCATTCCATTCCTGAAAATTGTCGGCGGCGCATTGCTCTTGTGGATCGGCATCAAGCTCCTGCAGCCCGAGGACGACGGTGAGCACGGCAAGATAGAGGGCAGCACCCATCTCTGGGGCGCGATCCGCACCATCATCATTGCCGATGCGGTCATGAGCCTGGACAACGTGATTGCCGTTGCGGCAGCCGCAAAGGGCGATCTGTCACTGGTGATTTTCGGCATTCTCGTCAGCATTCCCATCGTCGTCTGGGGCAGCAGGTTCGTGCTCAAGCTGATGGACCGCCTGCCAGTCGTGATTACCTTCGGCGGGGCGCTGCTCGGCTGGATCGCCGGCGACATGCTGCTGGGCGATGCCGCGGTGAAGCCGTACCTTGAAGGCCAGCCGGGCTGGCTGAAGTACCTGGCCTCCACGGCGGGCGCCTTGCTGGTGGTGGCGGTCGGTACCTGGCTGGCGAAGCGGGCAGAGCGGCCGAAGGCAGTCGTCGAAGTGGCGTCGAGCGGGCCAGGAGAGGAGAGGGGCGATGTCAGGTAA